From the Nocardiopsis changdeensis genome, one window contains:
- a CDS encoding iron-siderophore ABC transporter substrate-binding protein, producing MDSTLRRAGGIGIAALLTLGLAACGTPAEEEAPAAESADGAFPVSIESALGTAEIPAQPERVVTLGQGSAETAIALGTVPVGIESYEWGSDETGYLPWIHEAVTEAGAEPPTQFAGADDIDFEAIIELEPDVILAPWSGVTQEQYDVLTDIAPTVAYPDLPWSTDWDQQIEIIGQALGKPEEAGELIEGIETQFEEAAAANPEFADLTFSYVYNTGPGTLGVFLPDEQRVAMVRGLGLQVDPVVETFPETEGTDSAVIGLENADKLADSDLVFTFYSSPENREEIEAQELYQAIPAVERGSVVAPEDQPFVTASSIINPLTVPWTLERYVPLIEEAAANLDG from the coding sequence ATGGACTCCACCCTGCGCCGCGCCGGCGGCATCGGAATCGCGGCCCTGCTGACCCTGGGCCTCGCCGCCTGCGGGACCCCCGCCGAGGAGGAGGCCCCCGCCGCGGAATCGGCCGACGGCGCCTTCCCCGTCAGCATCGAGAGCGCCCTGGGCACCGCCGAGATCCCCGCCCAGCCCGAGCGGGTCGTCACCCTGGGCCAGGGCTCCGCGGAGACCGCCATCGCCCTGGGCACCGTCCCCGTCGGCATCGAGAGCTACGAGTGGGGCAGCGACGAGACCGGCTACCTCCCCTGGATCCACGAGGCCGTGACCGAGGCCGGAGCCGAGCCGCCCACCCAGTTCGCCGGGGCCGACGACATCGACTTCGAGGCCATCATCGAGCTGGAGCCCGACGTCATCCTCGCCCCCTGGTCCGGTGTCACCCAGGAGCAGTACGACGTCCTCACCGACATCGCCCCCACGGTCGCCTACCCCGACCTGCCCTGGAGCACCGACTGGGACCAGCAGATCGAGATCATCGGGCAGGCCCTGGGCAAGCCCGAGGAGGCCGGGGAGCTCATCGAGGGCATCGAGACGCAGTTCGAGGAGGCCGCCGCGGCCAACCCCGAGTTCGCGGACCTGACCTTCTCCTACGTGTACAACACCGGCCCCGGCACCCTCGGTGTCTTCCTGCCCGACGAGCAGCGCGTCGCCATGGTCCGCGGCCTGGGCCTGCAGGTCGACCCGGTCGTCGAGACCTTCCCCGAGACCGAGGGCACCGACTCCGCCGTCATCGGCCTGGAGAACGCCGACAAGCTCGCCGACAGCGACCTGGTCTTCACCTTCTACAGCAGCCCCGAGAACCGCGAGGAGATCGAGGCCCAGGAGCTGTACCAGGCGATCCCCGCCGTCGAACGCGGCTCCGTCGTCGCCCCCGAGGACCAGCCCTTCGTCACCGCCTCCTCCATCATCAACCCGCTCACCGTCCCCTGGACGCTGGAGCGCTACGTGCCCCTCATCGAAGAGGCCGCCGCGAACCTCGACGGCTGA
- a CDS encoding glycoside hydrolase family 13 protein, with protein sequence MPQTPADPWWKSAVVYQIYPSSFQDADGDGLGDLPGVIDRLDYLHTLGVDVVWLSPVYPSPLADNGYDISDYLGIHPRFGTLADWDRLRDGLHERGMRLVMDLVVNHTSDEHPWFADSRASRDSPYRDFYFWRPGRGDGPPNNWGSVFSGPAWTRDDATGEYFLHLFTRNQPDLNWENPKVREQVHDIARWWLDRGADGFRMDVVNFVSKAPGLPDGPVPPGSGYGLFAEYSINGPRLHEFLGELRDAAFAGRDVLTVGEMPGVSVEQARAHTDPVDGEVSMVFQFEHVDLDHGPGGKFDRVPLDLRRLKGSLDRWQLGLADRGWNSLYLNNHDQPRAVSRFGDDGEHRTASAKTLATTLHMMKGTPYVYQGEELGMANAGFSDISEYRDVETHNHYLHAMAAGADEARVMAGIARMSRDNARTPMQWDASPNAGFTTGTPWIAVNPDHTEVNAEAALADPDSVFHHYRRLIALRKEHPVVVHGAYTPLLPEHPALYAYTRTLDGTVLTVLANWSADTVAVDAAPAVAGPRPELLLGTHPAAEEGVFAPLRPWESRVLLSR encoded by the coding sequence ATGCCCCAGACCCCCGCCGACCCCTGGTGGAAGTCCGCCGTCGTGTACCAGATCTACCCGAGCAGCTTCCAGGACGCGGACGGCGACGGCCTGGGCGACCTGCCCGGCGTCATCGACCGGCTCGACTACCTGCACACCCTCGGCGTGGACGTGGTGTGGCTGTCGCCGGTGTACCCCTCGCCCCTGGCCGACAACGGCTACGACATCAGCGACTACCTCGGCATCCACCCCCGGTTCGGGACCCTGGCCGACTGGGACCGGCTGCGCGACGGCCTGCACGAGCGCGGCATGCGGCTCGTCATGGACCTGGTCGTCAACCACACCAGCGACGAGCACCCCTGGTTCGCCGACTCCCGGGCGTCGCGGGACTCCCCCTACCGCGACTTCTACTTCTGGCGCCCGGGCCGCGGCGACGGCCCGCCCAACAACTGGGGCTCCGTCTTCTCCGGCCCGGCCTGGACCCGCGACGACGCCACCGGTGAGTACTTCCTGCACCTGTTCACCCGCAACCAGCCCGACCTGAACTGGGAGAACCCCAAGGTCCGCGAGCAGGTGCACGACATCGCCCGCTGGTGGCTGGACCGGGGCGCCGACGGGTTCCGGATGGACGTCGTCAACTTCGTGTCCAAGGCCCCCGGGCTGCCCGACGGCCCCGTGCCCCCCGGGAGCGGGTACGGCCTGTTCGCGGAGTACTCCATCAACGGGCCGCGACTGCACGAGTTCCTCGGCGAGCTGCGCGACGCCGCCTTCGCCGGGCGGGACGTGCTCACGGTGGGGGAGATGCCCGGGGTGAGCGTGGAGCAGGCCCGGGCGCACACCGATCCGGTGGACGGGGAGGTGTCCATGGTGTTCCAGTTCGAGCACGTGGACCTCGACCACGGGCCCGGCGGCAAGTTCGACCGGGTGCCGCTGGACCTGCGCCGCCTCAAGGGCTCCCTGGACCGCTGGCAGCTCGGGCTGGCCGACCGGGGGTGGAACAGCCTCTACCTGAACAACCACGACCAGCCCCGGGCGGTGTCCCGGTTCGGCGACGACGGCGAGCACCGGACGGCCTCGGCCAAGACCCTGGCCACCACGCTGCACATGATGAAGGGGACCCCGTACGTCTACCAGGGCGAGGAGCTGGGGATGGCCAACGCCGGCTTCTCCGACATCTCCGAGTACCGCGACGTGGAGACCCACAACCACTACCTCCACGCGATGGCCGCGGGGGCCGACGAGGCGCGGGTGATGGCGGGGATCGCCCGGATGAGCCGGGACAACGCGCGCACCCCGATGCAGTGGGACGCCTCGCCGAACGCCGGGTTCACCACCGGCACCCCGTGGATCGCGGTCAACCCCGACCACACGGAGGTCAACGCCGAGGCGGCGCTGGCCGACCCCGACTCGGTGTTCCACCACTACCGGCGGCTCATCGCGCTGCGCAAGGAGCACCCGGTGGTCGTCCACGGGGCCTACACCCCGCTGCTGCCCGAGCACCCGGCCCTGTACGCCTACACCCGAACGCTGGACGGCACGGTGCTGACGGTGCTCGCCAACTGGAGCGCGGACACGGTGGCGGTGGACGCCGCCCCGGCCGTCGCGGGCCCCCGTCCGGAGCTCCTGCTGGGCACACACCCGGCGGCGGAGGAGGGGGTGTTCGCGCCGCTGCGGCCCTGGGAGTCGCGCGTGCTCCTGTCGCGCTGA
- a CDS encoding HD domain-containing protein, whose product MALTLEQASELAARAHAGQVDKAGRPYVEHVYAVRDLLAAHGERAQVAGVLHDVLEDTDLTADDLRARGCPEEVVRAVLAVSRRPGETYDELIARAAADPLGRLVKLADNAHNSDEARLAALPAEQSERLRTRYARARAVLEGAESRGTLIVLYSPRPDECRTFYQGLGLRFVRERHGSGPEHHAAVLAGGLVLELYPATGERATGALRLGFAVPAHRTDPALAPGRYTFTDPDGRAVDVRAE is encoded by the coding sequence ATGGCCCTTACCCTGGAACAGGCCTCGGAGCTGGCCGCCCGCGCGCACGCCGGACAGGTCGACAAGGCCGGCCGCCCCTATGTGGAGCACGTCTACGCGGTCCGCGACCTGCTGGCCGCCCACGGCGAGCGCGCCCAGGTGGCCGGGGTCCTGCACGACGTGTTGGAGGACACCGACCTCACCGCCGACGACCTGCGCGCCCGCGGCTGCCCCGAGGAGGTCGTGCGCGCCGTGCTCGCGGTCAGCCGCCGCCCCGGCGAGACCTACGACGAGCTCATCGCCCGCGCCGCCGCCGACCCGCTGGGCCGCCTGGTCAAGCTGGCCGACAACGCGCACAACTCCGACGAGGCCCGGCTGGCGGCACTGCCCGCCGAGCAGTCGGAGCGGCTGCGCACCAGGTACGCGCGGGCCCGCGCCGTCCTAGAGGGCGCCGAGAGCCGGGGAACGCTGATCGTCCTGTACAGCCCGCGGCCGGACGAGTGCCGGACCTTCTACCAGGGGCTGGGCCTGCGTTTCGTCCGCGAGCGCCACGGCTCCGGCCCCGAGCACCACGCGGCGGTCCTGGCGGGCGGCCTGGTGCTGGAGCTGTACCCGGCCACGGGGGAGCGCGCCACCGGCGCGCTGCGCCTGGGGTTCGCGGTCCCGGCGCACCGCACCGACCCGGCCCTGGCCCCGGGCCGGTACACGTTCACCGACCCCGACGGGCGGGCGGTCGACGTGCGCGCGGAGTGA
- a CDS encoding FecCD family ABC transporter permease: MNRTLTGPAPQAPAATRRDPVLRLGRALALPVHPRSLLWGVLLVLAVLAVAAATLSLGRLGIPLTRIPAVVAGGGEGAEAFVFERLRGPRLTVALGTGAALGLSGALFQSVTRNPLGSPDVIGLGAGAGAGAACAALLLPGTIPIPLGALAGAVLAMALVALSTGTGLRHPGRLIVAGIGVAAMAQAFTHFVVSVMARDQANVLSAYVNGSLGARDWGHAATIWGALLLAVPLLVYLAGPVAVNEMGDELSDALGASAARTRTLAIGLSVVLSAAAVAVAGPIAFVALTAPQIARRLTGAAGPHLVLSAVTGALLLAAADLGVQQSPVGDGLPVGLFTMALGGVYLGHLLIREWRKGVL; this comes from the coding sequence ATGAACCGAACCCTCACCGGACCCGCCCCGCAGGCCCCGGCCGCCACCCGCCGCGACCCGGTGCTGCGCCTGGGCCGGGCCCTGGCCCTGCCCGTCCACCCCCGCTCCCTGCTGTGGGGGGTGCTGCTGGTGCTCGCGGTGCTCGCCGTCGCGGCCGCCACGCTCTCCCTGGGGCGGCTCGGCATCCCGCTGACCCGGATCCCCGCCGTGGTCGCCGGCGGGGGAGAGGGCGCCGAGGCGTTCGTGTTCGAGCGCCTGCGCGGCCCCCGGCTGACGGTCGCCCTGGGCACCGGCGCCGCGCTGGGCCTGTCCGGCGCGCTCTTCCAGTCGGTCACCCGCAACCCGCTGGGCAGCCCCGACGTCATCGGGCTCGGCGCGGGGGCCGGGGCGGGTGCGGCCTGCGCCGCCCTGCTGCTGCCCGGCACCATACCGATCCCGCTGGGCGCGCTGGCCGGGGCGGTCCTGGCGATGGCCCTCGTGGCGCTGAGCACCGGGACCGGGCTGCGCCACCCCGGGCGGCTCATCGTCGCCGGGATCGGCGTGGCCGCCATGGCCCAGGCCTTCACCCACTTCGTGGTGTCGGTCATGGCCCGGGACCAGGCGAACGTGCTGTCGGCCTACGTCAACGGCAGCCTGGGCGCCCGCGACTGGGGCCACGCCGCGACCATCTGGGGAGCGCTCCTGCTCGCGGTCCCGCTGCTGGTGTACCTGGCCGGCCCCGTGGCCGTCAACGAGATGGGCGACGAGCTCTCCGACGCCCTGGGCGCCTCCGCGGCCCGCACCCGCACCCTGGCCATCGGCCTGTCGGTGGTGCTGTCGGCGGCCGCCGTGGCGGTGGCCGGGCCGATCGCGTTCGTGGCGCTGACCGCGCCGCAGATCGCCCGCCGCCTCACCGGGGCGGCCGGGCCCCACCTGGTCCTGTCCGCGGTCACCGGCGCCCTCCTGCTGGCCGCCGCGGACCTGGGCGTCCAGCAGTCGCCCGTCGGCGACGGCCTGCCGGTCGGCCTCTTCACCATGGCCCTGGGCGGCGTCTACCTGGGCCACCTGCTCATCCGCGAATGGCGAAAGGGAGTCCTATGA
- a CDS encoding ABC transporter ATP-binding protein, with protein MSPVLSAEDLTLGYGAEPVVRGLDLSIADGEFTVIVGPNGCGKSTLLKALGRINRPVSGRVLLHGTDIRSQRAKAVARRMAMLPQSPTAPEGITVRGLAARGRFPHHTLLRQWSPADDEAVDRALELTGLSDLADTRVGSLSGGQRQRAWVAMVLAQDTGVLLLDEPTTYLDIAHQYDLLELFADLHRRGRTVVAVLHDLAQAARFATRLVLMDRGSVVADGTPDEVITADRVREVFGLSCDVVPDPRTRTPLVIPHERS; from the coding sequence ATGAGCCCGGTACTGTCCGCCGAGGACCTCACCCTGGGGTACGGGGCCGAGCCGGTCGTGCGCGGCCTGGACCTGAGCATCGCCGACGGCGAGTTCACGGTGATCGTCGGCCCCAACGGGTGCGGCAAATCCACCCTGCTCAAGGCCCTGGGGCGGATCAACAGGCCGGTCTCGGGCCGGGTGCTGCTGCACGGCACCGACATCCGCTCCCAGCGCGCCAAGGCGGTCGCCCGTCGGATGGCGATGCTGCCGCAGAGCCCCACCGCGCCCGAGGGCATCACGGTGCGCGGACTGGCCGCCCGCGGCCGGTTCCCGCACCACACGCTGCTGCGGCAGTGGAGCCCGGCCGACGACGAGGCGGTGGACCGCGCCCTGGAGCTGACCGGGCTCTCCGACCTCGCCGACACCCGGGTGGGCTCGCTCTCGGGCGGCCAGCGCCAGCGGGCGTGGGTGGCGATGGTCCTGGCCCAGGACACCGGGGTGCTGCTGCTGGACGAGCCGACCACCTACCTGGACATCGCCCACCAGTACGACCTGCTGGAGCTCTTCGCCGACCTGCACCGGCGCGGCCGCACCGTGGTCGCGGTGCTGCACGACCTGGCCCAGGCGGCGCGGTTCGCCACCCGCCTGGTGCTCATGGACCGGGGGAGCGTGGTCGCCGACGGCACGCCCGACGAGGTCATCACGGCCGACCGGGTGCGGGAGGTGTTCGGGCTGTCCTGCGACGTGGTGCCCGACCCGCGCACCCGGACCCCGCTGGTGATCCCGCACGAGCGGTCCTGA
- a CDS encoding FecCD family ABC transporter permease, whose amino-acid sequence MLGAGVAALAGAILLSLVAGGKPTPLPDVWRVLTGDADPYITTVVHSRVPRTVLGVLVGAALALAGTLMQGVTRNPLADPGLLGVNAGAAAAVVTATALFGPTSVTGTVWWALPGALAAGLAAYAVGSRGGDAGLVRLVLAGAVVSAVLMAYVQAIALSMPDTFDSYRYWVVGSLAGRGFDVIVAVLPVVGAGVLLAVLTMGGLNALALGEEAATATGANTAWTRSAGLVAGVLLAAGATAAAGPIAFVGLAVPHVVRALVGVDFRLQVPFALLAGPVLLLLADVAGRTVIRPIELMVGVVTAFVGAPVLLYAVRKMRTTS is encoded by the coding sequence ATGCTCGGCGCGGGCGTCGCCGCGCTGGCCGGGGCGATCCTGCTCAGCCTCGTCGCGGGCGGCAAGCCCACACCGCTCCCCGACGTGTGGCGGGTGCTCACCGGTGATGCCGACCCCTACATCACCACCGTGGTGCACAGCCGCGTCCCCCGGACCGTCCTGGGCGTCCTGGTCGGCGCGGCCCTGGCCCTGGCGGGCACCCTCATGCAGGGCGTCACCCGCAACCCCCTGGCCGACCCCGGGCTGCTCGGCGTCAACGCCGGTGCGGCCGCCGCCGTGGTCACCGCCACCGCGCTGTTCGGACCGACCTCGGTCACCGGCACCGTGTGGTGGGCGCTGCCCGGAGCGCTGGCGGCGGGCCTGGCCGCCTACGCCGTCGGCAGCCGCGGCGGCGACGCGGGCCTGGTCCGCCTGGTCCTGGCCGGGGCCGTGGTCTCCGCCGTGCTCATGGCCTACGTCCAGGCGATCGCGCTGAGCATGCCCGACACCTTCGACAGCTACCGCTACTGGGTGGTGGGCTCCCTGGCCGGGCGCGGCTTCGACGTGATCGTCGCCGTGCTCCCGGTCGTCGGCGCCGGGGTACTGCTCGCCGTGCTCACCATGGGCGGCCTCAACGCCCTGGCCCTGGGCGAGGAGGCGGCCACCGCCACCGGGGCCAACACGGCCTGGACCCGCTCGGCCGGGCTGGTGGCGGGTGTGCTGCTCGCCGCCGGTGCCACCGCCGCGGCCGGGCCCATCGCGTTCGTCGGCCTGGCCGTCCCGCACGTGGTGCGGGCCCTGGTCGGCGTCGACTTCCGGCTCCAGGTGCCCTTCGCGCTCCTGGCCGGCCCGGTCCTGCTGCTGCTCGCCGACGTGGCGGGCCGCACCGTGATACGGCCCATCGAGCTCATGGTCGGTGTGGTCACCGCGTTCGTCGGCGCGCCCGTGCTGCTGTACGCGGTCCGGAAGATGCGGACGACCTCATGA
- a CDS encoding cyclase family protein, translating into MCLHGTGETVRARTAGDAAATASAGGRPPAEPPAWPRGYRHVADLSHVITPSLPGWDDEKPRRETVSGPAPDGEFGFYVQRWTLGEHTGTHLDAPGHVIGGGRMVPDIRPEELVAPAAVIDISARAAEDPDTSVTVDDVLAFEHAHGEIPRGAAVLMHSGWSARWERGDAAVRGTDGDGSWHFPGFSAEACDFLISRRGIVGTGVDTLSTDPAVSAAFEAHEVVGRADRWGLEALRGLDRLPPAGALLTVGVLPGADASGGPSRVLALW; encoded by the coding sequence ATGTGTCTGCACGGAACCGGTGAGACCGTCCGGGCCCGGACGGCCGGGGACGCCGCCGCCACCGCCTCCGCGGGGGGACGGCCCCCGGCGGAGCCCCCCGCGTGGCCGCGGGGGTACCGGCACGTCGCCGACCTCAGCCACGTGATCACCCCGTCCCTGCCGGGGTGGGACGACGAGAAGCCGCGCCGGGAGACGGTCTCCGGGCCCGCCCCCGACGGCGAGTTCGGGTTCTACGTGCAGCGGTGGACACTGGGCGAGCACACCGGCACCCACCTGGACGCGCCCGGCCACGTGATCGGCGGGGGCAGGATGGTGCCGGACATCCGCCCCGAGGAACTGGTGGCGCCCGCCGCGGTGATCGACATCTCCGCCCGGGCCGCCGAGGACCCCGACACCTCCGTGACGGTGGACGACGTGCTGGCGTTCGAGCACGCGCACGGGGAGATCCCGCGCGGCGCCGCGGTGCTCATGCACTCGGGGTGGAGCGCCCGCTGGGAACGGGGCGACGCCGCGGTGCGCGGTACGGACGGGGACGGGTCGTGGCACTTCCCCGGGTTCTCGGCGGAGGCCTGCGACTTCCTGATCTCCCGGCGGGGCATCGTCGGCACCGGGGTGGACACGCTCAGCACCGACCCGGCCGTGTCCGCGGCGTTCGAGGCCCACGAGGTGGTGGGCCGCGCCGACCGGTGGGGCCTGGAGGCGCTGCGGGGCCTGGACCGGCTGCCTCCCGCGGGCGCCCTGCTCACCGTCGGCGTGCTGCCGGGCGCGGACGCCTCCGGCGGGCCCAGCCGGGTCCTGGCCCTGTGGTGA
- a CDS encoding TetR/AcrR family transcriptional regulator, with amino-acid sequence MAMARRTAEAGTGRGSVPERLLEAATRLFAERGYEGTSVQEIVVSAGVTKGAMYHYFGSKDDLLYEVYARVLRMQTEHLVRISRLDAPVAERVRAAAADVIVTSVANLDDTVIFFRSMHQLSEEKQREVRSERRRYHEIFRDMVREGQEEGVFRDDVSADLVVNYYFGSVHHLSTWYHPGGALTGEDVGRHFADLLVAGLRPEK; translated from the coding sequence ATGGCGATGGCGCGGCGCACGGCCGAGGCGGGGACCGGACGCGGATCGGTGCCCGAGCGCCTGCTGGAGGCCGCGACCCGGCTGTTCGCCGAACGCGGCTACGAGGGCACCTCCGTCCAGGAGATCGTGGTCTCCGCCGGGGTCACCAAGGGCGCCATGTACCACTACTTCGGCTCCAAGGACGACCTGCTCTACGAGGTCTACGCCCGGGTGCTGCGCATGCAGACCGAGCACCTGGTGCGGATCTCCCGGCTCGACGCCCCGGTCGCCGAGCGCGTGCGCGCGGCCGCGGCCGACGTCATCGTCACCAGCGTCGCCAACCTCGACGACACCGTCATCTTCTTCCGCTCCATGCACCAGCTCAGCGAGGAGAAGCAGCGGGAGGTGCGCAGCGAGCGCCGCCGCTACCACGAGATCTTCCGCGACATGGTCCGGGAGGGCCAGGAGGAGGGAGTCTTCCGCGACGACGTCTCCGCCGACCTGGTGGTCAACTACTACTTCGGCTCGGTCCACCACCTGAGCACCTGGTACCACCCGGGCGGCGCGCTCACCGGCGAGGACGTGGGCCGCCACTTCGCCGACCTGCTCGTCGCGGGGCTGCGCCCGGAGAAGTAG
- a CDS encoding VOC family protein — protein MKLNSFYPVLGTARLPESRDFYVTWFGFEETFAADWYVSLRRPGPPEVELALLDPAHPTVPEGFREPARGILLNFEVADVDAEWERLVVRGGLRPELAIRTEEFGQRHFIVADPGGILVDVITEVPPGEEYAANFLDR, from the coding sequence ATGAAGCTGAACTCCTTCTATCCGGTCCTGGGCACCGCCCGCCTCCCCGAGTCCCGCGACTTCTACGTCACCTGGTTCGGCTTCGAGGAGACCTTCGCCGCCGACTGGTACGTCAGCCTGCGCCGGCCCGGCCCGCCCGAGGTCGAGCTGGCCCTGCTGGACCCCGCCCACCCCACCGTCCCCGAGGGCTTCCGGGAGCCCGCCCGCGGGATCCTGCTGAACTTCGAGGTGGCCGACGTCGACGCCGAGTGGGAGCGCCTGGTGGTGCGCGGCGGCCTGCGCCCCGAACTGGCGATCCGCACCGAGGAGTTCGGGCAGCGGCACTTCATCGTGGCCGACCCCGGCGGGATCCTCGTGGACGTCATCACCGAGGTCCCGCCCGGCGAGGAGTACGCCGCGAACTTCCTGGACCGCTGA
- a CDS encoding TetR/AcrR family transcriptional regulator: MPEATGVRARQREQTRRTLLREGRRLFAEHGYAEVGLSGVVAAAKVTKGALYHHFDGKAALFRAVLEGVQEEVAAAVATAADAEPDPWDRLTAGCRAFLAAATAPDVRRIMLVDGPAVLGWSAWREMDEANSARHLTEALTDLVAAGVLPPRPVEPAAHLLSGAMNEAALWLADRSGPGDLDAVWEALEPMLESLRADRAPGPRSGR, encoded by the coding sequence ATGCCCGAGGCCACCGGGGTCCGCGCCCGGCAGCGCGAACAGACCCGCCGCACCCTGCTCCGCGAGGGCCGCCGCCTGTTCGCCGAACACGGCTACGCCGAGGTCGGTCTCAGCGGTGTCGTGGCCGCGGCGAAGGTGACCAAGGGCGCGCTCTACCACCACTTCGACGGCAAGGCCGCGCTGTTCCGGGCGGTGCTGGAGGGGGTCCAGGAGGAGGTCGCCGCCGCCGTCGCCACCGCCGCCGACGCCGAGCCCGACCCCTGGGACCGGCTCACCGCCGGGTGCCGGGCCTTCCTCGCCGCCGCGACCGCGCCCGACGTCCGCCGGATCATGCTGGTCGACGGCCCGGCCGTGCTGGGCTGGAGCGCCTGGCGGGAGATGGACGAGGCCAACTCGGCCCGCCACCTCACCGAGGCGCTGACCGACCTGGTGGCGGCGGGGGTCCTGCCGCCCCGGCCGGTGGAGCCCGCGGCGCACCTGCTCTCCGGGGCGATGAACGAGGCCGCGCTGTGGCTGGCCGACCGCAGCGGCCCGGGCGACCTGGACGCGGTGTGGGAGGCGCTGGAGCCCATGCTGGAGTCGCTGCGCGCGGACCGCGCCCCGGGACCGCGGTCCGGGCGGTGA
- a CDS encoding GbsR/MarR family transcriptional regulator yields the protein MPEERENQAEQGFRDDFVQRFADHWNAQGGPRSEGRILGYLLVADDEAVSAEQIAEGAGVSRGSVSEAVRRLRKAGFVDLVETPGERTRRVTVDEDVWGGFLRNERAYLQRQKALAADALERLPGLRPHARARLRNMHDYMTWLDDHHDALLAQWEEYKAAREG from the coding sequence ATGCCGGAAGAGCGGGAGAACCAGGCGGAGCAGGGGTTCCGGGACGATTTCGTCCAACGCTTCGCGGACCACTGGAACGCCCAGGGCGGACCCCGCTCGGAGGGGCGCATCCTGGGCTACCTGCTGGTCGCCGACGACGAGGCGGTCAGTGCCGAGCAGATCGCCGAGGGGGCCGGGGTGAGCCGCGGCTCGGTGTCGGAGGCGGTGCGCCGGCTGCGCAAGGCCGGGTTCGTGGACCTGGTCGAGACACCCGGCGAGCGGACCCGCCGCGTCACCGTGGACGAGGACGTCTGGGGCGGGTTCCTGCGCAACGAGCGCGCCTACCTCCAGCGGCAGAAGGCGCTGGCGGCCGACGCCCTGGAGCGGCTGCCGGGGCTCAGGCCCCACGCCCGTGCCCGGCTGCGGAACATGCACGACTACATGACCTGGCTCGACGACCACCACGACGCGCTCCTCGCCCAGTGGGAGGAGTACAAGGCCGCCCGGGAGGGGTAG
- a CDS encoding acyl-CoA dehydrogenase family protein produces the protein MDFAFDGETEELRERLLAFMDEHVYPAEPVLEEQLAAREDPWSTAPVVRVLQEKARERGLWNLFLAGHPEHGGLSNLAYAPLAEITGRSPRLGPIALNCAAPDTGNMEVLTMFGTPEQKKRWLDPLLNAEIRSAFAMTEPAVASSDATNIGTSIVRDGDEYVVNGRKWFITGALNPECAVFIVMGKTDPDAERHRQQSMILVPRDTPGLTVVRGMTVYGYSDGDHGGHAEVVFEDVRVPAENLVGGEGEGFAIAQARLGPGRIHHCMRLIGMAERALELTCRRVLERTAFGRPLAAQGVVREWIAESRVEIEQLRLLVLKTAWLMDTVGNKGAHTEIQAIKIATPRTVERILDRAVQAHGAAGVSQDLPLAGWLAGARSLRLADGPDEVHLRSLGRAELRKYA, from the coding sequence ATGGACTTCGCCTTCGACGGGGAGACCGAGGAGCTGCGCGAACGGCTGCTCGCCTTCATGGACGAGCACGTGTACCCGGCCGAGCCCGTGCTGGAGGAGCAGCTGGCCGCGCGAGAGGACCCCTGGTCCACCGCACCGGTGGTGCGCGTGCTCCAGGAGAAGGCGCGCGAACGCGGCCTGTGGAACCTCTTCCTGGCCGGGCACCCCGAGCACGGCGGGCTGAGCAACCTCGCCTACGCGCCGCTGGCCGAGATCACCGGGCGCAGCCCCCGGCTGGGCCCGATCGCGCTCAACTGCGCCGCCCCCGACACCGGGAACATGGAGGTGCTGACCATGTTCGGCACCCCCGAGCAGAAGAAGCGGTGGCTGGACCCGCTGCTGAACGCCGAGATCCGCTCGGCGTTCGCGATGACCGAGCCCGCGGTGGCCTCCTCCGACGCCACCAACATCGGCACGAGCATCGTCCGCGACGGCGACGAGTACGTCGTCAACGGGCGCAAGTGGTTCATCACCGGCGCGCTCAACCCCGAGTGCGCGGTCTTCATCGTCATGGGCAAGACCGACCCGGACGCCGAGCGGCACCGCCAGCAGAGCATGATCCTGGTCCCCCGCGACACCCCCGGGCTGACGGTCGTGCGCGGCATGACGGTGTACGGCTACAGCGACGGCGACCACGGCGGGCACGCCGAGGTGGTCTTCGAGGACGTGCGGGTGCCGGCGGAGAACCTCGTCGGTGGCGAGGGCGAGGGGTTCGCGATCGCCCAGGCCCGCCTGGGGCCGGGCCGCATCCACCACTGCATGCGGCTGATCGGCATGGCCGAGCGGGCCCTGGAGCTGACCTGCCGCCGGGTGCTGGAGCGCACCGCGTTCGGGCGCCCGCTGGCCGCCCAGGGCGTGGTGCGCGAGTGGATCGCCGAGTCGCGGGTGGAGATCGAGCAGCTGCGGCTGCTGGTGCTCAAGACGGCCTGGCTGATGGACACGGTGGGCAACAAGGGCGCGCACACCGAGATCCAGGCGATCAAGATCGCCACCCCGCGCACGGTGGAGCGGATCCTGGACCGGGCCGTCCAGGCGCACGGCGCCGCCGGGGTGAGCCAGGACCTGCCGCTGGCCGGGTGGCTGGCCGGGGCGCGCTCGCTGCGGCTCGCGGACGGGCCCGACGAGGTGCACCTGCGCTCGCTGGGCCGCGCCGAGCTGCGCAAGTACGCCTGA